A stretch of the Cygnus olor isolate bCygOlo1 chromosome 25, bCygOlo1.pri.v2, whole genome shotgun sequence genome encodes the following:
- the KAT2A gene encoding histone acetyltransferase KAT2A, producing the protein MAEPEAAQPGRPPPGPGTAAAPSGGTGSGAGPVPGAAGGTGSSDPARPGLSQQQRASQRKAQVRGFPRGKKLEKLGVFSACKANDACKCNGWKNPNPPTAPRMDLQQPVTNLSEPCRSCSHALADHVSHLENVSEEEINRLLGMVVDVENLFMSVHKEEDTDTKQVYFYLFKLLRKCILQMSQPVVEGSLGSPPFEKPNIEQGVLNFVQYKFSHLPPKERQTMYELSKMFLLCLNYWKLETPSQFRQRSQNDDVATYKVNYTRWLCYCHVPQSCDSLPRYETTHVFGRSLLKSIFTVTRRQLLEKFRVEKDKLVPEKRTLILTHFPKFLSMLEEEIYGENSPIWEADFTVPATEGAQLVSRPAAVSTVAVPTTPLFSKKLSTSSSAASMDAGTPEPMPGEKRKLPESLTLEDAKRIRVMGDIPMELVNEVMLTITDPAAMLGPETSLLSANAARDETARLEERRGIIEFHVIGNSLSQKSNKKILMWLVGLQNVFSHQLPRMPKEYITRLVFDPKHKTLALIKDGRVIGGICFRMFPTQGFTEIVFCAVTSNEQVKGYGTHLMNHLKEYHIKHNILYFLTYADEYAIGYFKKQGFSKDIKVPKSRYLGYIKDYEGATLMECELNPRIPYTELSHIIKKQKEIIKKLIERKQAQIRKVYPGLTCFKEGVRQIPIESVPGIRETGWKPLGKEKGKELKDPDQLYNTLKNLLAQIKTHPSAWPFMEPVKKSEAPDYYEIIRFPIDLKTMTERLKNRYYVTKKLFIADLQRIITNCREYNPPDSDYCKCANTLEKFFYFKLKEGGLIDK; encoded by the exons CGGGTCCCGGGACGGCGGCAGCGCCGAGCGGGGGaaccgggagcggggccggtcCGGTTCCCGGAGCGGCGGGAGGGACGGGTTCCAGCGatccggcccggcccggcctcagccagcagcagcgggCGAGCCAGCGCAAGGCGCAGGTGCGCGGCTTCCCCCGCGGCAAGAAGCTGGAGAAGCTGGGGGTGTTCTCCGCATGCAAG GCCAACGATGCCTGCAAGTGCAATGGCTGGAAGAACCCCAACCCCCCCACGGCCCCCCGCATGGACCTGCAGCAGCCGGTGACCAACCTGAGCGAGCCCTGCCGCAGCTGCAGCCACGCGCTGG ccGACCACGTGTCCCACCTGGAGAACGTCTCGGAGGAGGAGATCAACCGGCTGCTGGGCATGGTGGTGGACGTGGAGAACCTCTTCATGTCGGTGCACAAGGAGGAGGACACGGACACCAAGCAGGTCTACTTCTACCTGTTCAAG CTCCTCAGGAAGTGCATCCTGCAGATGAGCCAGCCGGTGGTCGAGGGGTCGCTGGGGAGCCCCCCTTTCGAGAAACCCAACATCGAGCAG gGAGTCCTGAACTTTGTGCAGTACAAGTTCAGCCACCTGCCCCCCAAGGAGCGGCAGACCATGTATGAGCTCTCCAAGATGTTCCTGCTCTGTCTCAACTACTGGAAGCTGGAGACGCCGTCCCAGTTCCGGCAGCGCTCGCAGAACGACGACGTGGCCACCTACAAGGTCAACTACACGAG GTGGCTGTGCTACTGCCACGTGCCGCAGAGCTGCGACAGCCTTCCCCGCTACGAGACCACTCACGTCTTCGGGCGCAGCCTCCTCAAGTCCATCTTCACCGTCACCCGCcggcagctgctggagaagtTCCGGGTGGAGAAGGACAAGCTGGTGCCGGAGAAGCGGACGCTGATCCTCACCCACTTCCCCAA GTTCCTGTCCATGCTGGAGGAGGAGATTTACGGCGAGAACTCGCCCATCTGGGAGGCGGATTTCACCGTGCCGGCCACCGAGGGTGCCCAGCTGGTGTCGCGCCCAG CCGCGGTCAGCACCGTGGCCGTGCCCACCACGCCGCTCTTCAGCAAgaagctcagcaccagcagctctgccgCGAGCATGGACGCCGGCACGCCGGAGCCCATGCCAG gggAGAAGCGGAAGCTGCCCGAGAGCCTGACGCTGGAGGACGCCAAGAGGATCCGCGTGATGGGCGACATCCCCATGGAGCTGGTGAACGAGGTCATGCTGACCATCACCGACCCCGCTGCCATGCTGGGCCCCGAG ACCAGCCTGCTGTCGGCGAACGCGGCGCGGGACGAGACGGCGCGGCTGGAGGAGCGGCGCGGCATCATCGAGTTCCACGTCATCGGCAACTCGCTCTCGCAGAAGTCCAACAAGAAGATCCTGATGTGGCTGGTGGGCCTGCAGAACGTCTTCTCCCACCAGCTGCCCCGCATGCCCAAGGAGTACATCACCCGCCTCGTCTTTGACCC gaagCACAAGACGCTGGCTCTCATCAAGGACGGCCGAGTGATCGGGGGGATCTGCTTCCGCATGTTCCCCACCCAGGGCTTCACGGAGATCGTCTTCTGCGCCGTGACGTCCAACGAGCAAGTGAAG GGCTATGGGACGCACCTGATGAACCACCTGAAGGAGTACCACATCAAGCACAACATCCTCTACTTCCTCACCTACGCCGACGAGTACGCCATCGGCTACTTCAAGAAGCAG ggctTCTCCAAGGACATCAAGGTCCCCAAGAGCCGCTACCTGGGCTACATCAAGGACTACGAGGGGGCGACGCTGATGGAGTGCGAGCTGAACCCCCGCATCCCCTACACCGAGCTCTCCCACATCATCAAGAAGCAGAAGGAG ATCATCAAGAAGCTGATCGAGAGGAAGCAGGCGCAGATCCGCAAGGTCTACCCGGGGCTCACCTGCTTCAAGGAGGGCGTGCGGCAGATCCCCATCGAGAGCGTCCCCGGAATCC GAGAAACGGGCTGGAAAcctctggggaaggaaaaagg CAAAGAGCTGAAGGACCCAGACCAGCTCTACAACACCCTCAAGAACCTCCTGGCCCAGATCaag acCCACCCCAGCGCGTGGCCCTTCATGGAGCCGGTGAAGAAATCGGAGGCGCCGGACTACTACGAAATCATCCGCTTCCCCATCG ACCTGAAGACGATGACGGAGCGCCTGAAGAACCGCTACTACGTCACCAAGAAGCTGTTCATCGCCGACCTGCAGCGCATCATCACCAACTGCCGCGAGTACAACCCGCCCGACAGCGACTACTGCAAGTGTGCCAACACCCTGGAGAAGTTCTTCTACTTCAAGCTCAAGGAGGGGGGGCTTATCGACAAGTAG